A genomic segment from Modestobacter roseus encodes:
- a CDS encoding redox-sensing transcriptional repressor Rex, which translates to MTQSRPRNIPEATVARLAVYLRVLAGLADDGRSHVSSGELASAAGVNPAGLRKDLSHLGPCGVRGVGYSVAGLRARLSEALGGERSRPCVLVGLGRLGSALADYTGFASRGFTFVGLLDSDPATVGTRVGGCTVRPVEELEAVVRATAATIGVITTPAEVAQSVCDRLVAAGVRSILNFAPVALSVPAGVDVRKVDLSVELQVLAFLDQQRAQVPAPAAALRTAGSLG; encoded by the coding sequence GTGACCCAGTCGCGGCCCCGGAACATCCCGGAGGCCACCGTCGCCCGGCTGGCCGTGTACCTGCGGGTGCTGGCCGGTCTCGCCGACGACGGTCGCAGCCATGTCTCCTCCGGCGAGCTGGCCTCCGCCGCCGGGGTCAACCCCGCCGGCCTCCGCAAGGACCTCTCGCACCTGGGGCCCTGCGGCGTGCGGGGGGTCGGCTACTCGGTGGCCGGTCTGCGCGCACGTCTCTCCGAGGCTCTCGGCGGCGAGCGGTCCCGGCCGTGCGTGCTCGTCGGGCTCGGCCGCCTCGGCTCGGCGCTGGCCGACTACACCGGCTTCGCCAGCCGCGGCTTCACCTTCGTCGGCCTGCTGGACAGCGACCCCGCCACGGTGGGGACCCGGGTGGGCGGCTGCACGGTCCGCCCGGTGGAGGAGCTCGAGGCGGTGGTGCGAGCCACCGCCGCCACGATCGGCGTCATCACGACACCGGCCGAGGTGGCGCAGTCGGTCTGCGACCGGCTCGTCGCGGCCGGGGTGAGGAGCATCTTGAACTTCGCGCCGGTGGCGTTGTCCGTCCCCGCGGGCGTCGACGTCCGCAAGGTCGACCTGTCCGTCGAGCTGCAGGTGCTGGCCTTCCTGGACCAGCAGCGCGCCCAGGTGCCCGCGCCGGCAGCCGCACTGCGCACCGCGGGGAGCCTGGGATGA
- a CDS encoding glutaredoxin family protein yields MTEPTPRLQLLTRTGCHLCAVAEETLTRIGAEAGLTPVLVDVDGDEELRAEYGDRVPVVLLDGREHSYFTVDVVRLRRDLGTG; encoded by the coding sequence GTGACTGAGCCGACACCGCGCCTGCAGCTGCTCACCCGGACCGGGTGCCACCTGTGCGCCGTGGCCGAGGAGACGCTCACCCGCATCGGTGCGGAGGCCGGTCTGACGCCGGTGCTGGTCGACGTCGACGGCGACGAGGAGCTGCGCGCCGAGTACGGTGACCGCGTCCCGGTGGTGCTGCTCGACGGCCGGGAGCACAGCTACTTCACCGTCGACGTGGTGCGGCTGCGGCGCGACCTCGGCACCGGCTGA
- a CDS encoding AMP-binding protein translates to MASTAPVGSLAALVRRAAATSGGSPALVHGDRRLTWAELDALVDRAAAGYRARGLATGDRVAVQLRNGVDWVVAVTGALRAGLVVVPVNTAYTDPEVSHLLTDSGARLLVATAERPELAGVPVLAGPPDDDGPAPDDPEDPAALALLAYTSGSTGRPRGAMLTHAALLANQRQCLALDPPPVRAGDRVLVALPLFHVYGFTSAWGLAAATGACAVLVEEFDPLATLRLMAEEEVTTVPAAPPMYAAWLAAADAAGSDAVLRRAFAAVRTASSGSAPLAAAVLTAMRDRAAVTVWEGYGLTEAGPVLASTLVTGRPVPRRIGGPLPGIELRLRDTAGGPTAGDDPSDDRLEDEQEEAGEICARGPNLFSGYWPDGADGPDAQGWLLTGDIAYRDVDGDLVLVDRRRDLVLVNGFNVYPGEVERVLDAHPGVARSAVIGLPDPRTGEAVHAVVVAAPGAEVDEAELRAHAAASLARFKVPVAVHVVPELPQSLTGKVSRARLRELGMERAARAALWEEPGD, encoded by the coding sequence GTGGCGTCGACCGCGCCGGTGGGGTCCCTGGCCGCGCTGGTGCGACGCGCGGCCGCCACCTCGGGCGGATCCCCGGCGCTGGTGCACGGGGACCGCCGGCTGACCTGGGCGGAGCTCGACGCGCTCGTCGACCGGGCCGCCGCCGGCTACCGCGCCCGGGGCCTGGCCACCGGCGACCGGGTGGCGGTGCAGCTGCGCAACGGCGTCGACTGGGTCGTCGCGGTCACCGGCGCGCTGCGGGCCGGGCTGGTCGTCGTCCCGGTCAACACCGCCTACACCGACCCCGAGGTGTCGCACCTGCTCACCGACTCCGGCGCGCGGCTGCTGGTGGCCACCGCCGAGCGGCCGGAGCTGGCCGGGGTGCCGGTGCTGGCCGGGCCGCCGGACGACGACGGCCCGGCTCCCGACGACCCCGAGGACCCGGCCGCGCTGGCGCTGCTCGCCTACACCAGCGGCTCCACCGGCCGGCCGCGGGGCGCGATGCTCACCCACGCAGCGCTGCTGGCCAACCAGCGGCAGTGCCTGGCCCTGGACCCGCCGCCGGTGCGCGCCGGTGACCGGGTGCTGGTCGCGCTCCCGCTCTTCCACGTCTACGGCTTCACCAGCGCCTGGGGGCTGGCCGCCGCCACCGGCGCCTGCGCCGTCCTGGTCGAGGAGTTCGACCCGCTGGCCACCCTCCGGCTGATGGCCGAGGAGGAGGTCACCACCGTCCCGGCGGCACCACCGATGTACGCGGCCTGGCTGGCGGCCGCGGACGCCGCCGGCTCCGACGCCGTCCTCCGCCGGGCCTTCGCCGCCGTCCGCACGGCCAGCTCCGGGTCCGCGCCGCTGGCGGCGGCGGTGCTCACCGCGATGCGGGACCGGGCCGCGGTCACCGTCTGGGAGGGCTACGGGCTCACCGAGGCCGGGCCCGTGCTGGCCAGCACGCTGGTCACCGGCCGGCCGGTGCCCCGGCGCATCGGCGGACCGCTGCCGGGGATCGAGCTGCGGCTGCGGGACACCGCGGGTGGCCCGACGGCCGGTGACGACCCCTCGGACGACCGGCTGGAGGACGAGCAGGAGGAGGCCGGGGAGATCTGCGCCCGCGGCCCCAACCTGTTCAGCGGCTACTGGCCCGACGGCGCCGACGGCCCGGACGCGCAGGGCTGGCTGCTCACCGGCGACATCGCCTACCGCGACGTCGACGGCGACCTGGTGCTGGTCGACCGCCGGCGCGACCTGGTGCTGGTCAACGGGTTCAACGTCTACCCGGGCGAGGTCGAGCGGGTGCTCGACGCGCACCCGGGGGTCGCCCGGAGCGCGGTCATCGGGCTGCCCGACCCGCGGACCGGGGAGGCGGTGCACGCCGTCGTGGTGGCCGCGCCGGGTGCCGAGGTCGACGAGGCGGAGCTGCGCGCGCACGCCGCGGCGTCGCTGGCGCGGTTCAAGGTGCCGGTCGCGGTGCACGTCGTGCCCGAGCTGCCGCAGTCGCTGACCGGCAAGGTGAGCCGCGCCCGGCTGCGGGAGCTGGGGATGGAACGAGCGGCCCGCGCCGCCCTCTGGGAGGAACCCGGTGACTGA
- a CDS encoding sigma-70 family RNA polymerase sigma factor encodes MAGGPPVVVGEAPAPPVEDSGSAPAGPHADPDEVWEFVRRAQQGDAEGFGLLYDRYVDVVYRFLLLRVGDRATAEDFTSETFVRALRRIDSLTFQGRDVGAWLVTIARNIVLDHVKSSRHRLEVTTADMRTADRATGSPEDTVVQRLTDAELVACMQQLSADQRECLELRFLQDLSVAETAAAMGRKDGAIKALQHRAVRRLAALVPPGLR; translated from the coding sequence CTGGCGGGCGGCCCTCCGGTCGTCGTCGGCGAGGCGCCGGCGCCCCCCGTCGAGGACAGCGGGTCCGCGCCCGCCGGCCCGCACGCGGACCCGGACGAGGTCTGGGAGTTCGTCCGCCGGGCGCAGCAGGGCGACGCCGAGGGGTTCGGCCTGCTCTACGACCGGTACGTCGACGTGGTCTACCGCTTCCTGCTGCTCCGGGTGGGCGACCGGGCGACCGCGGAGGACTTCACCAGCGAGACCTTCGTCCGCGCGCTGCGCCGGATCGACTCGCTCACCTTCCAGGGCCGCGACGTGGGTGCCTGGCTGGTCACGATCGCCCGCAACATCGTGCTCGACCACGTGAAGAGCAGCCGCCACCGGCTGGAGGTCACCACCGCGGACATGCGCACCGCGGACCGGGCGACCGGGAGCCCGGAGGACACGGTCGTGCAGCGGCTCACGGACGCCGAGCTCGTCGCCTGCATGCAGCAGCTCTCCGCCGACCAGCGAGAGTGCCTGGAACTGCGCTTCCTCCAGGACCTCAGCGTCGCCGAGACCGCGGCCGCGATGGGCCGGAAGGACGGCGCGATCAAGGCGCTGCAGCACCGCGCGGTCCGCCGGCTCGCCGCGTTGGTGCCCCCGGGACTGCGGTGA
- a CDS encoding DUF5667 domain-containing protein, with amino-acid sequence MTVQQDDATGAVRRTAGPPPKALPFTPEDLVLARLEGLPAEHAARPDPVFRATTRTRLVAMAAVREPVTRRWGSRRAGASPWRGRITAGLAGATLTVGALGGLLAAAQGAAPGDLLYQVKRGGEATQLVLAGDSSRGATLLAFASARLGELNELAAAGNGAPVVETLRTMDRQTTDGAAWLTARAVADDDAAALRALTSWTAGQRAGLDALADDVPPGADGALDSSRELVAAVADRADALGTALDCPGGPAVAAGDELGPLPAPCPAGAATAQESAGGAPSPSPTGSDTEPAAPGRVAPPVASGATSTPPPAPAEAGAAAPAPAPTPAPAPPPAPAVRPEPAAPAPAATATPSRPRVVVELPPVVPGLRVCLPPVISLDCRPAAD; translated from the coding sequence GTGACGGTGCAGCAGGACGACGCGACGGGCGCCGTCCGCCGTACCGCCGGCCCGCCCCCCAAGGCCCTGCCCTTCACCCCGGAGGACCTGGTGCTCGCCCGGCTGGAGGGGCTGCCGGCGGAGCACGCCGCCCGGCCCGACCCGGTGTTCCGCGCGACGACCCGGACCCGGCTGGTCGCGATGGCCGCCGTGCGGGAGCCCGTGACGCGACGGTGGGGCTCCCGGCGCGCGGGCGCCTCCCCCTGGCGGGGCCGGATCACCGCCGGCCTGGCCGGCGCCACCCTCACCGTCGGTGCGCTCGGGGGCCTGCTGGCCGCCGCCCAGGGCGCCGCCCCCGGCGACCTGCTCTACCAGGTCAAGCGCGGCGGCGAGGCGACCCAGCTGGTGCTCGCCGGCGACAGCAGCCGGGGGGCGACGCTGCTGGCGTTCGCCAGCGCCCGGCTCGGGGAGCTCAACGAGCTGGCCGCCGCCGGCAACGGCGCACCCGTGGTCGAGACGTTGCGCACCATGGACCGGCAGACCACCGACGGCGCCGCCTGGCTCACCGCCCGCGCGGTCGCCGACGACGACGCGGCCGCGTTGCGCGCGCTCACCAGCTGGACCGCCGGGCAGCGCGCCGGGCTGGACGCGCTCGCCGACGACGTCCCGCCCGGCGCCGACGGGGCACTGGACAGCTCCCGCGAGCTGGTCGCCGCCGTCGCCGACCGCGCCGACGCACTGGGCACCGCCCTCGACTGCCCCGGCGGGCCGGCGGTCGCGGCCGGCGACGAGCTCGGCCCGCTCCCCGCACCGTGCCCGGCCGGCGCGGCGACGGCGCAGGAGTCCGCGGGCGGTGCACCCTCGCCCTCCCCGACCGGGTCGGACACCGAGCCCGCGGCGCCGGGCCGCGTCGCGCCACCGGTCGCCTCCGGGGCGACATCCACACCGCCGCCCGCCCCGGCCGAGGCCGGGGCAGCAGCCCCCGCGCCGGCACCGACCCCTGCTCCGGCCCCGCCGCCTGCTCCCGCCGTCCGGCCCGAGCCGGCCGCCCCGGCGCCGGCCGCCACCGCGACGCCGTCCCGGCCGCGGGTGGTCGTCGAGCTGCCGCCCGTCGTCCCGGGCCTGCGGGTGTGCCTGCCGCCGGTGATCTCGCTCGACTGCCGACCTGCCGCCGACTGA
- a CDS encoding HAD family hydrolase — translation MRVPFRGRGARLPGGLADEETRALVAGTASAEAAETTPAPVPHPDPTGAAFFDVDNTMMMGASLFWFARGLAARKYFTSRDVASFIWQQAKFRIAGSESSIDMHTVRDNALAFVAGRPVEEIKQASEEIYDELMADRIWSGTRLLAQQHLDAGQRVWLVTATPVELASIIAHRLGLTGALGTVAEVVDDRFTGRLVGELMHGDAKAQAVRVLAEREGLDLTRCTAYSDSSNDLPMLSLVGTAVAVNPDSELRAIARSRGWTIKDFRTGRKAAKIGVPTVGAAAVSGGVVGGLVALRRRNRWPF, via the coding sequence GTGCGAGTTCCCTTCCGCGGGCGGGGTGCGCGCCTCCCCGGCGGGCTGGCCGACGAGGAGACCCGCGCGCTCGTCGCCGGCACCGCGTCCGCCGAGGCCGCCGAGACGACACCGGCGCCGGTCCCGCACCCGGACCCGACGGGCGCGGCGTTCTTCGACGTCGACAACACGATGATGATGGGCGCCTCGCTGTTCTGGTTCGCCCGCGGTCTGGCCGCCCGCAAGTACTTCACCAGCCGCGACGTGGCCTCCTTCATCTGGCAGCAGGCGAAGTTCCGGATCGCGGGCAGCGAGAGCAGCATCGACATGCACACCGTCCGGGACAACGCGCTCGCCTTCGTCGCGGGCCGGCCGGTCGAGGAGATCAAGCAGGCCAGCGAGGAGATCTACGACGAGCTGATGGCCGACCGGATCTGGTCGGGCACCCGGCTGCTCGCCCAGCAGCACCTGGACGCGGGGCAGCGGGTCTGGCTGGTCACCGCCACCCCGGTGGAGCTCGCCTCGATCATCGCCCACCGGCTCGGGCTCACCGGCGCGCTGGGCACGGTGGCGGAGGTGGTCGACGACCGGTTCACCGGGCGACTGGTCGGTGAGCTGATGCACGGCGACGCCAAGGCTCAGGCGGTGCGGGTGCTGGCCGAACGCGAGGGCCTCGACCTGACCCGTTGCACCGCCTACAGCGACTCCAGCAACGACCTGCCGATGCTCAGCCTGGTCGGCACGGCGGTCGCGGTGAACCCCGACTCGGAGCTGCGCGCCATCGCCCGCTCCCGCGGCTGGACGATCAAGGACTTCCGCACCGGGCGGAAGGCGGCCAAGATCGGCGTCCCCACGGTCGGCGCGGCAGCGGTCTCCGGCGGCGTGGTCGGCGGGCTGGTCGCACTCCGGCGCCGCAACCGCTGGCCGTTCTAG
- a CDS encoding lysophospholipid acyltransferase family protein has translation MPEAQVIPLRPDDEPLPPPAAQPGWDAEVAAGLDFLRRRLTGEYDTDEFGFDPDLTDHLFLPLLRPWFERWFRVEVQGLENVPDTGGALVVANHSGTVPVDALMETVALRDHHPAGRRLRLLGADLVFQVPFIGALARKLGTTLACNEDAERLLSAGELVGVFPEGFKGVGKPFSERYTLQRFGRGGFVSAALRTGVPIVPCAIVGAEEIYPMLGNAKAAARLLGLPYFPITPTFPLLGPLGAVPLPSKWFIAFGEPIETASYGPAAADDPMIVFNLTDQVRETIQHSIYRLLLQRRSVFS, from the coding sequence ATGCCTGAGGCCCAGGTCATCCCACTCCGCCCCGACGACGAGCCCCTCCCGCCGCCCGCCGCGCAGCCCGGCTGGGACGCGGAGGTCGCTGCCGGCCTGGACTTCCTGCGGCGCCGGCTGACCGGCGAGTACGACACCGACGAGTTCGGCTTCGACCCCGACCTGACCGACCACCTGTTCCTCCCGCTGCTGCGGCCGTGGTTCGAGCGCTGGTTCCGGGTCGAGGTGCAGGGGCTGGAGAACGTGCCGGACACCGGCGGCGCGCTGGTGGTCGCCAACCACTCCGGCACCGTCCCGGTCGACGCGCTGATGGAGACCGTCGCGCTGCGCGACCACCATCCGGCCGGACGTCGGCTGCGTCTGCTCGGCGCCGACCTCGTCTTCCAGGTGCCGTTCATCGGCGCGCTGGCGCGCAAGCTCGGCACGACGCTGGCGTGCAACGAGGACGCCGAGCGGCTGCTGTCGGCCGGGGAGCTGGTGGGCGTCTTCCCCGAGGGCTTCAAGGGCGTGGGCAAGCCGTTCAGCGAGCGGTACACGCTGCAGCGGTTCGGCCGTGGCGGGTTCGTCAGCGCCGCGCTGCGCACCGGGGTGCCGATCGTGCCGTGCGCGATCGTCGGCGCCGAGGAGATCTACCCGATGCTCGGCAACGCGAAGGCCGCCGCCCGGCTGCTCGGGCTGCCCTACTTCCCGATCACGCCGACCTTCCCGCTGCTGGGGCCGCTGGGCGCGGTGCCGCTGCCGTCGAAGTGGTTCATCGCCTTCGGCGAGCCGATCGAGACCGCGTCCTACGGACCGGCCGCCGCCGACGACCCGATGATCGTCTTCAACCTCACCGACCAGGTGCGGGAGACGATCCAGCACTCCATCTACCGGCTCCTCCTGCAGCGCCGCAGCGTCTTCAGCTGA
- a CDS encoding NAD-dependent epimerase/dehydratase family protein, producing MPPAVVLVTGVSRWLGGALAAELAADPGIDRVIGVDTVPPAPEVLRRLGRTEFVRADIRNPLIGKVIESAAVDTVVHMNISATPASAGGRVSMKELNVIGSMQLLAACQRSPRVRRLVLKSTSAVYGASPRDPAVFSETMQARRVPGGGFAKDSLDIEGYVRSFARRRPDVGVAVLRFTNLIGPRIDSLLSGFFRMPVIPTALGYDARVQLLHEDDAVAVLARAATGDFVGTVNVGAQGTVLLSQAIRRLGRVQLPLPEAAMGSLGRLTRRPGLVDWSPEQMRFLNFGRVVDTRVLREDFGYSPHYTTAEALADYGRTLPPVVDPQLVAGVTGGVRTAVGRLAGGLTTASSLCTPRRRPAPSVPGLRAVHDA from the coding sequence GTGCCGCCCGCGGTCGTCCTCGTCACCGGTGTGAGCCGGTGGCTGGGCGGCGCGCTGGCGGCCGAGCTCGCAGCCGACCCGGGCATCGACCGGGTCATCGGGGTGGACACCGTCCCCCCGGCCCCCGAGGTGCTCCGTCGCCTCGGGCGGACCGAGTTCGTCCGCGCCGACATCCGCAACCCGTTGATCGGGAAGGTGATCGAGTCGGCCGCGGTGGACACCGTGGTCCACATGAACATCAGCGCGACCCCGGCCAGCGCCGGTGGGCGGGTGTCGATGAAGGAGCTCAACGTCATCGGCTCCATGCAGCTGCTGGCCGCCTGCCAGCGGTCGCCGCGGGTGCGCCGGCTGGTGCTCAAGTCCACCAGCGCGGTCTACGGGGCCAGCCCCCGCGACCCGGCGGTGTTCTCCGAGACGATGCAGGCGCGGCGGGTCCCCGGTGGGGGCTTCGCCAAGGACAGCCTGGACATCGAGGGCTACGTCCGGTCCTTCGCCCGGCGCCGCCCCGACGTGGGCGTGGCCGTGCTGCGGTTCACGAACCTCATCGGCCCCCGCATCGACTCCCTGCTGTCCGGGTTCTTCCGGATGCCGGTGATCCCCACCGCCCTCGGCTACGACGCCCGGGTGCAGCTCCTCCACGAGGACGACGCCGTGGCGGTGCTGGCCCGCGCGGCCACCGGCGACTTCGTCGGCACGGTCAACGTCGGCGCCCAGGGCACCGTGCTGCTCTCCCAGGCCATCCGCCGGCTGGGCCGGGTGCAGCTGCCGCTGCCCGAGGCCGCGATGGGGTCGCTCGGCCGGCTCACCCGTCGCCCCGGACTCGTCGACTGGTCCCCGGAGCAGATGCGCTTCCTCAACTTCGGCCGGGTCGTCGACACCCGCGTGCTGCGCGAGGACTTCGGGTACTCGCCGCACTACACGACCGCCGAGGCGCTGGCCGACTACGGCCGCACCCTCCCCCCGGTGGTGGACCCCCAGCTGGTGGCGGGGGTGACCGGCGGGGTGCGCACGGCCGTGGGCCGGCTCGCCGGTGGGCTGACCACCGCCTCCAGCCTGTGCACCCCGCGCCGGCGTCCCGCGCCGTCGGTGCCCGGCCTGCGGGCGGTGCACGATGCCTGA
- a CDS encoding 30S ribosomal protein bS22 produces the protein MGSVIKKRRKRMAKKKHRKLLKKTRVQRRNKK, from the coding sequence ATGGGTTCGGTCATCAAGAAGCGCCGCAAGCGGATGGCGAAGAAGAAGCACCGCAAGCTGCTCAAGAAGACCCGCGTGCAGCGCCGCAACAAGAAGTGA